The Lycium ferocissimum isolate CSIRO_LF1 chromosome 8, AGI_CSIRO_Lferr_CH_V1, whole genome shotgun sequence DNA segment gtgtagttgatgttttgttgtgtggacatgacttgtgtttggggcgtacccgtttgtagtggcgaccttgtcggctcgcgtagatatatgtttattatggcagctgtgtatgaaggtagccttctcggcttatgttttgttgggacgttcccctatatatatatgacagccttgccggcttttgtgcggtattaactgttaaaggttgtaactcttcaGGAGCTAGGTAGCTTTGATATGTATACGTCTTGTCTTTATACTTATAACAGTTCGTTCATACTAGTAGTGtttgactatagataacaagtgtatacaagtgtccagctcgggcactagtcatggcctaaggggttgggtcatgacagtaagatacgatatgagttttggggtaactctattcatacgttccgagcatgtttatgattcttattcacttcttgatgttagaattcttaatatagtcgagctactgccctcgagtttctatatgattggatagtaaacgatgcgtaaaagttcctattcttgaaagacttcataatgactaatgactataactttcataaaattcgtttcgtattaatttgatacatgtctatgatccacgaggctttattttgatatagttcataatgatattcaaagagtgcGAGTATGACTATCGTcacgatactcgagcgttgcttagtctacttatctattgagtctcgaaaagatgatttatatgcatatggttattcaaCTTTgctctgctcgtgcatctttgttattacatctttcaccgagtccctcactaggggcgggtacggtacataaatattatggtgttacgttgtgttatggtgttatgcggtgttatggtgctatcttTGTGATGCGGAGcgatctttgtgatacggagttatgcgtgatacggagttatcttgtgttacggagtatctttgtgttatggcgctaaagacggggtggcgaccgtGTTCaagagtcctataatgggccggatatgatatatgatgcgatacatgcatgatttgtgtttcaaaagcaagcattttggtattaggttattgtacttattttacgtacttaacttatttcggttataatcctgtttattgtatttcatgctttatttactcggtacatatttcgtcgaccccacTCTTCgagggcgtttcatgccgcggtacgaacgctcgttttggtgatccgccgacttaggatatctattctgcttatcttggagtgctcccttgtttcggagcctatatttttggtacggatccttttgttgtatatatatgcttagccgggggtacggcggggtctgtccgtcatatattcttgttgtcactcttagaggtacgtagacatatgtgtgggttgtgtataatTCTTTTGTTCGGTTCTgtcgtatgacttatgttttggggtgttcccattcgtagtggcgaccttgtcggctagCGTATATATAtctgttttgggatgttgtgtgtagtagcgaccttgtcggcttgcgtagatatatatatatatatatatatatatatatatatatatatatatatatacatgttttggaaggtgtgtgttatgatagccttgtcggctcgtgtacgggcaggacgttcccctatatcattatagccttgccggctatatacgatgttatcgttgaaagttgtaactccttaGGAGACAGGtttttgtgatatatatatatatatgcgacagttttgagacgacgtcatgcctttctatatataagttccttattatgctattTGTgagctgattatagttaacaggtgtatacgagtgtccagctcgggcactagtcacggcctacggggttgggacgtgacaaaagtggtatcagagcggtttatccttggagtgtctacagactgtgtctagtagagtcttgtttatcggtgtgttgtgcaccacatctataaacaggaaacTACAgaacatttaggatgttatctttccttcttactctagatcgtgcgatagagctgtattatcaggataattCCTTCCTAACAGATTACtatgtttacagcgatgcctcccGAAAGAAAGCGACGGTACAGGAAGGGCAAGTCGGTGGGCGGAGAGACCAACCAGACCCGGAGaattactagggcccgtgcccagctTGTGCTTGAGGTTGTGCTCCAGTCAGCGAGCTTTGCTACACCGCCACTACCAGAGGAGCGtagagcagcagcagctgcagatcggggggcggctccaccaccggctcccgaggttccggtgccgagcctccgggctcctcggcccgggggcggaggataaggctatgagagatgcggttcgATTCTTGACCGGAGTTAGTGGTAGGGCGGGGCTCGCGAGGCACGGATTTGAAGGTGACTATGCAGACAGatatgatagtttgagggcccgtgacTTCTCgacttgtaatcccccagagttctataggtcaaagcccgcggaggatacACGGGAGTTTATTCGATAGATGCGGCGTACATTGAGAATAATTAAAGCTTCGAGGCGAGTACggtgagttggcttcgtatcggttgcgtgatgtaggcaaggtggtatgagtcttgggagttgtctaggggtgaggatgctcctccagcagtatgggatgagttcgtggaggcctttcttggccattttctacctccggagatgaggtgagccagagttgatagattcttacatctgaggcagaatggcaggagcgttcgagattatagtcttgagtttgattcgttggccagacatgcacccactattgtagctgatatggctgatagggtgcatcattatgtgaGGGGGCTGGATCAttacttggttgatagctgcatgataatggcttctcagccAGGTATAgatattgctcgggtacagGGCTATGCACAgggggtagaggatcgacaCAGGAGGCGTCCGTCAGACAGAGATCATGATAGAGGCCagcataagagggctagatcggtggGCTATCCGGGTGAGTTTCGAGCGAGCGGCCTCGGCGAGCGATGAAGTAGATATCCTTCtcagccagcacggagtgcaccctCACAGTTCactggtaggagatttgatagcacaaGGTGttcaggagctggtcagagctccagggcttcgggttcaCAGATGCCCAGAGGTTccagtcagtcgaggccacctctGCCTCGGTGTTCTTGGTGTGGTAGGCCTCATCCTGGGGAGTGTTATCATGCTACGGGCGCTTGTTTTTCTtctggccgtcaaggccatattatgagggagtgtccgtttgggggtagtccaggtggtgcggctcggccctGCGGGTCGGTCggctggttcatcttcttcgtaGCTATGCGCCACATGGGGCGAGGGGTATGCGGCACCGGCGGTAGTGGTAGAGGCCGCagcggagcttccagttctagcggtccttcgaaccgcatatatgctttggctagtagacaggatcaggaggcgtcactaaatgtggttacaggtatattatcgattttctctcgggacgtatatgcattgatagatccaggctccaacTTATCATATATAgatctccctttgttgctagtagcactacaagaaaaatggcCTTTAAGGAAGGGAAATCTGGTCCCTAAAAGTCCAAATCTGGTCCCAAAAGGGGCAATTACGACGGGAAAAAGCTGGTCGCCACCCGTCGTAATAGCCTCCGCCGCTAAAGGTCAACTGCGACGGGTTCAATAATCTAGTCGTTAAAAGTCTTTTGAGACGGGTAATATATCTGGTCGCTAAAAACTTTTAGAGACTACATATCTCATCCCTAATGGATGATTAATATCATCATAAATAAATGATTTCCGGTCGTTAAACCTTTTTAGCGACCAAATTTTACTGGTCCTAGATTATCTTTAGAGACGAGCATTACTGGTGCTTACTTACAATAATTGTACTAATTTTCACGACCATATTTCTGGTCTCTTATTGACCACAAGTCGTCCCGAAAGCTCGAtgtcacaaaaaaattattttatcaataAATATCAGATTCCTACTAAAACATCTAGATACAAAAGCGTTATTTATATAAAGAGgaagataaagttattaattacaGTAAAATTGTTAACATCCCATGATGTTAGTTTCAATATTTGCTCGACACCTTAACAAAAAAACATTGCTAACACTCGAGCTAGACTACGATAGCGAGTGCATAACATTCCTAGCAAAATAATGAGCTTGTGCATCTTCTAAACTTCCATCTTGACTTGTCAAATTCAATCTTCAAAACCTGTAAGTACAAAATTTTGGAAAGACTTGAATAACTATTAGTAAGATAAGATATATAAATTCTACACTAGTAGTAGTTATACCGCTTACCCTAAAAGCAATCTAATAAATTCATTAGGTGTTATCCAGCAAAATCATCAAGGCTGCAAGagtataagaaaaattaattagaaaagTTTCGAGATGCATTAACCAAGAATCAAAGTCCATTTTAAAACGCAACTAAAACAATAACTGTGACAAGCAAAACGCAACTAAAACAATAATTGTGACAAGCATAATGGAAGTGTTTAAACTTAAGGCGTTGTTTCCCGTGGCAAAGTtagaaatataaagaaaaaaaccTTGACGGCTCCCATGGAGCTTTGAGCTCTTTTCGGCCTTTCATGGCCTCTTAGGCCACGGAGCAGCAATGGTATTATCCTATGCGTACATTGAAGTGGGATTCTTGGTTTAATCCTGAGGAAGAGACTACTATAACCATTGCATGGATCTCGTTTCCAACCCTAGCACCTAATTATTTTGGCCAATCTCAGCTCTTTTCTATGGCAGCAGCAATAGGGAAGCCTTTGAAGTTGGATATGGCTACTAAGAATAAGACAAGGCCAAGTTATGCTAGAGTAGAGGTAGAAGTTGACTTGCTTGTTAATCATCCTAAAAGGGTACAGATTCAGGTTATTCCTAATACAACTGGTGCAATCAAGGCTAAATGGGTGAGAATACATTATGATTTCATGCCCAAGGATTGCAAGAATTGTTGTTTACAAGGTCATGATGAGGGCGAGGCTACTTGGAAAATTCATCCTGAATTGTTAAGGATTTGTACAAGTGGAAAGATGCCAAGGGAAAGAAGCAGGTGAAGAGCAATGGTGATGGACAAAAACAAGGTGCACAAACTGCAGATGCAGCACTTGTCTCAGGTGGTACAGGAAAGGAAGTGCAAGCAGTAGTTCCTAATGCTAATGATGTGCAAACTACTAATAAGTTTGCTGCTTTAGAGGAAGGGGATGAATATCATGTGGAGGAGGCAGGTACTTCAAAGAAACTTGTTGCAGTGAAGGAATCAGTGAAGACAAATGCAGATGTTGTGCAGAAGCAATTAGTTCAAGTACCTGATACTTCTGTGGCTCAGGTTCATACAGATCCCAAGTCGACTACAGTTGATAAAAATCAAGCAGTGCATGATGTGCAAGGCAATGTTGCACCACTGGTAAAGGATGTTTCTCCTGGTGTTACTGGTGGAAGTGGAGATCATATAGAGGCTGAGGGTGTTCTTGTGGTTGGTAATCTGCGGCGAAATTGAGGCTTCCTATTGATGAGAACATTACTATGAAGCAGCTTAATGTGAATGCCAAGGTATTCATTCCAAAGAAGATTATCATGCCACCTGGAGGGCACGAAAACTTGGGTTGAAAAGGCATTTTCTAATCCAATTGTTGTCCCTACTAATCAGACTTGTCAAGAAATTCCTTCCAATACTCTTGTTGCTACTGATATTAGTACTACTAATAAAGTTGGTACTGAAATTGAGGAAAGAGTTTTATAGAGTGATCAAGTGGAGGAAGATAAGGTTCTTGGCAAGAATGTTGAGCATGATCTTGTGCAGGATCCTCTGCATGTTGATATACACACTCAGACTTCATCAGTAGTTCAACAACGACGGTCTTCTAAAAAGCATGGCATTCGGGTGGTTGATCCTAAGGCTAAAGGAAATTTGCGAGTTGTTACATCAACGATGACAATACACAAAAGCGAAAGAAAGACAAGGAGTAGGAGGTTGACATATCTTTTGCATATCAAGATCCTAATAGAGCTGAGGCCGGAGTTGCACAAGGATAATGCAACTCCAAAGGCAAGTTCTCACCGTAAAAAGCAATCCAATACTAAGAAACATGATGGCACTCCTACGGTGGTAAAATACATGGCACTAGTCGGTTGGATCGGCTTAGTGCTAATTCACAAGTTCGAAGCTTCGGTGGAAATTTGCAAGCGGTAACAACAACGGAGGTATTCTTAAGGCAattactcaacaacaacaaggtaTTCTTGCAAAGCCTCAAAATAATTTACCAGTGGCAATACCATCTATTATATGTTCCcaactaaaaaaaattccatcgACTGTAGGTGTTAATTCTTTTAAACTTCCACTAAAGTCTCTTGTAAATCAAGAAGTATTCAAAATCAAGTGAGAGTTTGAACTCTTTCTGGTTCCAAACTAGGCATTACAAAAACTAAACTGGAAACACATATATAGGCAACAAGATTCAACAACAATAAGACTTTTTCCATTTggtagaaaattattttttatctacCTTCAATAAAGCTTTTTCCATCATCATAGCAGACAATTCCACTTTCATTAATAGTAATTCCTTAGATTTAGAGCTAGAGCTAAGGGTGTTCACGGTTCTGTTTGCTATCTTTATAACCGAAGTTTAAACAGTAAAATTACTACTATGTTCATCTGAAGCAAACAACAAATGTTATAGACTTTGAACCGAAATTGCCACAAATATATAGGAACTGTGAAAAGGATAACAGTAGcaccaagtatatatataaaagaataaacGAACTTTGAACTTAAAGATGCAGCAAACGCGAACCATAAAAGAAGGCTATCAGTCTTCCTCAAAATTCTTCAATAAAAGCATTTATTTTGCACTTTGTAAAGTCAGAATCGACTTAATGAAAACTCTTCGGTACTCCTGTATGCACTTCTTAATTGTGCACACAAGAATTTAAGGCATCACCACTTATATTAAAGATTAGATTTCAAATACGGCCCAACCATGACCAGgtatcacaaataagccgaaATAGATCGATATGCTAGAGAAACAAGGTAAAAAATAGAAATGACAAACACACACATGTCAAACGGATCACGGAGCAATAGCAATCTTTTAGAGCATCTACGGAGCTAGAAACAAGCATCATTAGTGGTGAAGTCAAGCAAGCTGCTAGAATCGATGTAAGATAGAAATTGACTATACGCAAATCAACAAACTAAATTAAAAAGTCGGGTATATTGTTACTAACTTGGTTAGCAGACAAAAACAGTGGTCATTCAGTTGATATGGGCGATGTCGTAGGCGGGACATATGATTGTTGAGCGGCAAagaattcttttattttcttcatttttttcatctcaTCTTCTAAGGCAGACAAGCGATCATTCAAAGatttatttttctcattcaaggatttgttttcttcttgagTCAAACGTAGCGCAGACAACAATTCAGCCTTTGAAGAGGTTTCACCTTTCAAGTCTTTCACCTTTACTCCACCCCCAAAGCCAAATACATGGCTACGAGTTTGAGGTCCACAACATTTTTCGACAATCTCTATGCTAGATAGAGATGGGTCCGATTGAACCATTTCTTCGATCTGAGCCTGCAaaacatataaaagaatattttcTATCAGAACTATGATACTATCAAGTAATTCACATATTTAGTATACCAAAAATACATGTTTTTCAATTGCTTCAGTTCAACAAGCTTGTTATCTTTCTTACGAGTCTCAAAGAAAACAGTCCCCAAATTTGGTGGATTTCCATATTTCCCGCCCTTTACATCAAAAGCAAACATGTCAAATAATATCTCATAAATATTTCCTCTAGGAAAATAGAAATTTTATGATAATACCTTTTGATAAATAATCTCTCGAATAGGCTTGCTACCAATATGATGAGGCATCTTCAACTTAGGTCAATTTGCTGCATTCCTGTTGCTTCTCGCCTATATGTGTGAAATAATAAAGCTTAGATGTAATAATTGTaataaacttaaaaaatatacatagaTTAGTTTTCAAGTATAGTGGAAAAAAGATATCTAGTGCTACAGAGGGGAATTAGGCTACAGATGATTGGGTGAAATAGACTAGTAAATCACTAGACATACCTAAAAACTTTCTGAAGTAAAATGTTCTTTTACTAACCACTCCCATTCTTTCTTGTCTACTCCCTTTGGCATATTCTTAAGAGCCTGTTGGATTGGATTATTTTTCACATATTGTGCATGCAAGTATCCTCTCCATTTGTTCCATAACTATTTCATCCATTCCAAGACATGATCACGATGATCATTCATGTCAGCACTCTCAAATTTATcctaaaataatcaaaacatggGTTGAGTTAATGCATTTACAAGACACTATCAACAAAGTGATGTTGTTCATGTATTTATATTAGTTCAgttctttttttggttctttttttacAATAGTTTCTTGTTCATTCTTGAACTCATCTTATATACATTTAAAAGAAGAGCTATATACAATtgcacattaaaaaaaaagagccaTGTCCAAGATTTATATTGGCTTCTTTATAATCTGTATCAAAAAATGTAGTTGGCAAAGCTTTATAACTGTGGGGTTTACCATAAAGAATTGCTTAAGATAAAGGCCATAAAAGAGCTTGAAAGCTGGAAAAAATAATACTTATATTCCGACTCTGGCCgcatttaagaaaataaaagtacTCGTGCATAGAAACTGAAATCGccattaaaaaatatatacacattcaTCGAAATAAACATCTATGCacatttttattgaaaaatttaacagaaatatgtaagttcatattAAGTTCAGATTTAGTCTTTAAAATCACGGATCCGTCTCTGTTAGGAGCACATAATCCAACAAAAAAAGGcattttagaaacaaaactctCATGTATGACGCAGTTCTAAATAAATGATGACGCTTAGCCTAAAAGTCGAACAAATCCTAGAAAGGGACATTTCAGTTGCCACATGTTGATTTTGCTTCAGCTACTAAAACACAAGGAGATTTGCCGCACCATATTATTAAAAGGCAAAAAGGAGCAGAAACACATTTTCTCTGATGAAAGTTTTAGTAGTCCGGAatctaattttgaaaatattccACCTGAATGGCATAAGTCTAAACATTTTAACCAggaaattagttcatcatagaACCTTTCTAGTGTGAAAATACTGCACTGTTCAAGCTAGTTCTTAGTAGAACCTTTTGGATCTTAATTTTTTAACTCACTAACACTGTTTTTAGAACTAACTATTTATAAAACCTTTCTTAATCTTTAGCAAAATGAATGCAGATCAAAATATTAAGGCTAATCACAAAATGGATTTAGCCGAAATGTACAAGAACAGGTCCAGAAGCACAATCATACTTTGTACTACATTTGTTACCTCAACAGCTGCCCACATGTGATTCAATTTTTCTTGCTTAATATCATTCCACGATGGAACTCCCAACGGACACATATTACGATCACGAATTATTCTTCCCAAGTGCCTCGAAAACAGGTTGCTATTTGTTCCAACAGTTCGATTATTGTAAAAAGTTACTTTCAGCTTTTGTCCAACTTCAAGTGATGCAACTTCTTTACACTTGTTCCTACCCCGAACTCTTTTTACCTTTCTAGGATTAGATGAACCTGCATTTGCATAATTTGGTTAAAACTACAGCAATAAAATTcggtttttcaaattaataacacatggattcaaaatatcatacatgttTCAACTGATTGGGAGTGTTGCATAACTTGATCAGTAGATGGTGGCAATGAAATATTGGTTTGCATATGCTCTTTCTCAAGAATCAAGGGTTTTTTTATCCATTGTTTGCATTCCTTGACTAGAAGACATGGCAGAATTTGAACTTGTGGTTTTAGGAGTTTGCATACTTTGATTAGCATCAATAGCACTCTTGTGGAGAGATTCCACCTCATTTTCAGAAACATCTAAAGAGGAGCACAAAGATCTAGGTGTTTGCTCCTGTCCCTTCCCTATAGCACCTGGCGAAAAGAAATCATATTAGTAAAAGCATGGATATTTAATTTCAGTTATATATGCAATTACAGACACAACAGATTTAATTCGAAAAAACTCActtgtttcaattttttgggTATATTGATTAACTTGATCAGTAGATGGAGGCAATAGACTATCAATTTGCATATACTCTTTCTCAAGAACCATGGAATTTTTGTGTATTGTAGAGTTTTTAAGCCCTTGTCCTCGTCCCTTCCCGGTAGCACCTGCagaaaagaaatcatattaGTAAAAGCTTTGGAATTTAGTTTGAGTTATACATGCAATTAAATATAGGTGTAAGTTTTCTCTTGGCGTATGATCGGTTGACCGCTATTGTGCGTCACCGTCGGAAAAATGGCATGGGGAAGGCCCCCGTCAGGGCCTTATATGCTGAACAACAGACTAATGATTATTAAAATGTGGACTGCTGATTTCGATTTCAACAAAGAAGTCTTGAAAATAGTTCCTCTAGGGGTTCAGTTGCCAAATTTACCTTTGAGTTGTTGGGGAATTGACTTTTTGAGTAGGATAGGGAGTACACTGGGTATTCCATTGTATAATTGGAAGCCACTTTATTATCCAAAATGTCTACAGTTGGGAaacattttccaagaaaacactAAAAACCAACCTTCTAAACGCAATAGGACGAAACATCCTATACCAGAAAAAACTTGGCAACATATGTGGATTGTACAAGTGGTACAACCAGTAGTTGTGACTGAAATACAAGGTGAGCAAGTAGATAGGAAAATAGGGGTGCATGTTGCTAAACGACAAGGGATGTAAATCATAGAACCCGAGCATCCTATTGAGAGTATAGTTGAACCAAATACTGATGGTTGGCAAACAGTAAGGAGTAAGTCTGCATGCAAGGGCACTAAAACTTTAAACCTTGGTTTGGATACATGTACATAATTCTTACTTGGATtgtgaataaaaaaatttacttaaccaaaaaaaaattaacttttaattaAAATGTTGGTTGCTAAAACATGTATACGTTAAGTACTTACACCAACGAAAAATAAAAACAGTATACTTTACCACCCAAAAAAACACAACTCTGCCTTACTTGAAGTTTCTCATGGAGATCATCCAAATAGTCGCTTACGACTAAAagagtactattttttttttatgaagtacAGATTTTATTAAATTAGTACCAAGATAGTACagaaacagaaagaaaaaatagcCTACTACACTCTTCTTCCTAGCATATCAAGAAAACCACATATTGGTTCAAACTATCTATAAGTTACTTTTACACCAGAAGTACAAATTTTATAAACATCTATCCTTAAATAGTACTGCTTGTTGGTGGTTGATGTGAGATCATGAATCCCTAAATTATTAAAATGTATTAGGATTCATGCTCCCTgctatttcttctttcttaaaaaaCAAGCACCCATATTTCTCTTGCTTAGTTATATGGAAGAACAATATCTATGAATACACTGGTAGTTGTATGTTTGACATTACTTGGCTCATAAACCAACTTCTCCCCATAGTTCAGTATGCTACTCTCAGTCTGAAGCTAATACATGAAGAAAGAACCACAAACATTAATAAACATACACCAACATATTCATCTCATTACATAACATTACCCTTGCCATTGAGTAGCAAAACAGTGATTTACATGTTATATCGGCTATATGTCCAAACTCCTGAACATTATTTTAAGGATTAATGTTTATTCTAATACTAGAAAATTAGAATTTGACCATGTACTCTTAACCTCCtcattctttttaaaacaaCGAGAGTAGTTTTTACAATTAATAGTAATTTGAAATTTGtcaagaaaagggaaaatggaAGCTATATAGTTCTTCAATAACATATAAAATGCAAGAAAGGAATAATTATTTCTTGTTTTAACTTTGATGTATACTAATTAGAGCTAACGACGAAGACGTCCTACTCTTCGAAATCCTTCACATAATTGTGATTATTCAATCGTTCCAATTTACAAATTGTACCTTCTCTTTAGAACTAATGGTTTTGTAATTTCTGTTAAAGCTAACTTATGTGATGGATTTGCAGATGCTCATAGTGGAGGTAGAAATTCATTTAAGTTTGGCCATAGAAGTTAAATTCACATATTTGGTTAGGCCTTGCTTGAAAACACTTGTTCGataactttttcatttttttttcctatcgAGAGTGAAAGAGTTAAACACAGCGAAAGGGAATTGCTATCTTCCCATATGCTATTATTTCCAGGTATGCTAAATACAAATGACAATAGAGATTAGATAGGCTATGAGGTACAAATGAATTTAGTCGAAACCTTTACAgatgtaaaataagaaaaattgcaATAGAAGTAACAAGACAAGTCCCTATGTGGCTCGAAAAATCTCAACACTGAAAAGGTCTTACTGATCCTAACACATACGCATAAAATAGATAGCACAAATTATCAAACACTAAACAAAGAGACATTCATACAACCAAAATAAGCACACAAATCCAACTCGGCTTGTACAAAGCTATAAAACGAAATCAAGATTGAGTcttaaaatagaaataaaaggtTTTTTTTGTATCATAAACACATACCCCAAAGAATAAACTCAAAAATTCAACTGGGTACATACACAAAACATGAAATAGAATCAGAAgattaagttttaaaatagAAATAGCGGGTTTTTCACCTCATAAACACAGACCCAAAATAATAAGCTCAAAAATTCAACTCGGAGCATACACAAAACATTGAAACTGAGTCAAAATATTGAGTGTTTACCTTTCTGATTTTAAACAAAGAAGTAATAGAACAAATAGCacaaattatagaaaataaaatgaagagggAGAAGAATCTATAATACCTTGA contains these protein-coding regions:
- the LOC132066526 gene encoding uncharacterized protein LOC132066526; translation: MFLKMRWNLSTRVLLMLIKVCKLLKPQVQILPCLLVKECKQWIKKPLILEKEHMQTNISLPPSTDQVMQHSQSVETCSSNPRKVKRVRGRNKCKEVASLEVGQKLKVTFYNNRTVGTNSNLFSRHLGRIIRDRNMCPLGVPSWNDIKQEKLNHMWAAVEVTNVVQSMIVLLDLFLYISAKSIL